The following coding sequences lie in one Sus scrofa isolate TJ Tabasco breed Duroc unplaced genomic scaffold, Sscrofa11.1 Contig597, whole genome shotgun sequence genomic window:
- the LOC100738075 gene encoding small integral membrane protein 15-like has product MFDIKAWAEYIVEWPAVGPHGFLTTVILALTPLFPASAVLSWKLARVIEAREKEQKKKQKRQENIAKAKQLKKD; this is encoded by the coding sequence ATGTTTGATATAAAAGCTTGGGCTGAGTATATTGTAGAATGGCCTGCAGTGGGCCCACATGGCTTCCTTACAACAGTTATTTTGGCTCTTACTCCACTGTTTCCAGCAAGTGCTGTACTGTCATGGAAATTGGCCAgggtgatcgaggccagggaaaaggagcaaaagaagaagcaaaaacgtcaagaaaatattgcaaaagcTAAACAACTAAAAAAAGATTGA